From a region of the Cucumis sativus cultivar 9930 chromosome 6, Cucumber_9930_V3, whole genome shotgun sequence genome:
- the LOC101222507 gene encoding pentatricopeptide repeat-containing protein At1g77360, mitochondrial, with the protein MFPHFCYNSCIEKYRRLHKHTLCRLLARLYSSGEQTVPVSDSIKIICKTMMTCHTLALETALDQTGIRISPEIAEPVLRRFENAGMLAYRFFEWASKQRNYVHSVRAYHSMIESLAKIRQYQMVWDLVNAMRNKEILNVEAFCIIMRKYARAQKVEEAVYTFNVMEKYNMKPNVAAFNGLLSALCKSKNVRKAQEIFDNMKDQFVPDSKTYSILIEGWGRAPNLPKAREIYREMIDSGCIPDEVTYSIMVDVLCKAGRVDEAVEIVKEMDYNNCKPSSFIYSVLVHTYGVENRIEDAVSTFLEMERNGVMADVAAYNALISAFCKANKMKNVYRVLKDMDLKGVNPNSRTCNIIINSLIGRGETDEAFKIFRRMIKVCEPDVDSYTMIIKMFCGRKELDMALKIWKYMKKKQFVPSMHTFSVLINGLCQIGNATQACVLLEEMIEKGIRPSGATFGRLRHLLIKEGRKDVLKFLQEKMNLLVKEPLCD; encoded by the coding sequence ATGTTTCcgcatttttgttataatagtTGTATTGAAAAATACAGGCGGTTACATAAACATACACTATGTAGATTGTTAGCTAGGCTGTACAGTTCTGGTGAACAAACTGTTCCAGTGTCAGattcaatcaaaattatatgtaAAACCATGATGACATGCCATACGTTGGCGCTTGAGACTGCCCTTGACCAAACTGGGATTAGGATTTCACCTGAGATAGCTGAGCCTGTCCTTAGAAGATTTGAGAATGCTGGCATGTTAGCTTATAGGTTCTTTGAATGGGCTTCCAAACAGCGAAACTATGTTCACAGTGTGAGGGCTTACCACTCTATGATTGAGTCTTTAGCTAAGATAAGGCAGTACCAGATGGTGTGGGATCTTGTGAATGCTATGAGGAATAAGGAGATTTTAAATGTTGAGGCCTTTTGTATTATCATGAGAAAGTATGCTAGAGCTCAGAAAGTAGAGGAAGCAGTTTATACATTCAATGTCatggaaaaatataatatgaaaccAAATGTAGCTGCATTTAATGGATTGCTGTCTGCGCTGTGTAAATCCAAAAATGTGAGGAAGGCTCAGGAAATTTTTGATAATATGAAGGACCAATTTGTTCCTGACTCAAAAACTTACAGCATACTCATTGAAGGATGGGGTAGGGCTCCGAATCTTCCAAAGGCAAGGGAGATTTATAGAGAAATGATTGATAGCGGCTGCATACCGGATGAAGTGACATACAGCATTATGGTTGACGTTCTTTGTAAGGCCGGAAGAGTCGATGAAGCAGTTGAGattgtaaaagaaatggattataataattgCAAACCATCATCGTTTATCTATAGTGTTTTGGTGCATACTTATGGTGTAGAAAACCGGATTGAAGATGCAGTCTCTACATTCTTGGAGATGGAAAGAAATGGAGTTATGGCCGATGTGGCTGCATATAATGCTTTAATCAGTGCTTTTTGTAAAGCAAACAAGATGAAGAATGTCTATAGGGTGTTGAAGGACATGGACTTAAAGGGTGTTAACCCCAATTCAAGGACTTGCAACATCATTATAAACAGCTTAATAGGCCGTGGTGAGACAGATGAGGCATTTAAGATCTTTCGGAGAATGATCAAAGTGTGTGAACCAGACGTAGACTCCTATACCATGATCATAAAAATGTTTTGTGGGAGGAAGGAACTCGATATGGCTCTTAAAATCTGGAAGTatatgaagaagaagcagTTTGTTCCGAGCATGCACACATTCTCTGTTCTTATTAATGGACTGTGTCAGATAGGCAATGCTACACAAGCTTGTGTACTGTTAGAAGAGATGATAGAGAAGGGAATTCGACCTTCTGGTGCCACATTCGGGAGGTTGagacatttattaattaaggaAGGCAGAAAAGATGTTCTAAAATTTCTGCaggagaaaatgaatttactAGTCAAGGAGCCATTATGTGATTGA
- the LOC101204002 gene encoding NAD kinase 2, chloroplastic isoform X1, producing MNRSLPASLIHSYLSPFPLLFPSSNHARFLGFQCHTWNPIRRRLNFAVTADLSKSSPSLHSASDFQLPWVGPVPGDIAEVEAYCRIFRTAERLHSVLMDTLCNPFTGECSVSYDVSPGENPLIEDKIVSVLGCLVSLINKGREDVLSGRSSAMNSFRGANLDATEDNLPPLAAFRSEMKRCCESLHVALENFLIPGDERSLNVWRKLQRLKNVCYDSGFTRGEDYPCHALFANWNPVYLHNSKDETSAKNSEIAFWSGGQVTEEGLKWLIERGFKTIVDLRAETVKDEFYSASLHDAIGSAKVKVIKIPVEARTAPKMDQVEKFASLVSDASNGLIYLHSKEGVWRTSAMISRWRQYATRSGSQIVSNQTIVPVDIDTSSKLELNQNGAKESLEISIIGETFPCAEDSQSFLLDSAHHSSINRKNYAEVSQNVNGAYNGPSPTQDTTSLRAVVNGGIEIDPLKAQIPPCNIFSRKEMSNFFRTKKISPQNYLHRRMKTKEKFSTEVTASRVQRSSVNNSDKSGIVEAGNFNGSPSVKDSSSKTQYASTTKMNYGNGDSHVSANPVLEGLEVEGRNPLTTVASAAVGGKVPSKSEINDLKSNGQATSVSSNGNVESVEGNMCASATGVVRVQSRKKAEMFLVRTDGFSCAREKVTESSLAFTHPSTQQQMLMWKSTPKTVLLLKKLGQELMEEAKEVALFLYHQEKMNVLVEPDIHDIFARIPGFGFVQTFYSQDTSDLHEKVDFVACLGGDGVILHASNLFRSAVPPVVSFNLGSLGFLTSHAFDSYRQDLRQVIHGNDSLDGVYITLRMRLQCEIFRNGKAIPGKLFNILNEVVVDRGSNPYLSKIECYEHDRLITKVQGDGVIVATPTGSTAYSTAAGGSMVHPNVPCMLFTPICPHSLSFRPVILPDSARLELKIPEDARSNAWVSFDGKRRQQLSRGDSVRISMSRHPLPTVNKSDQTGDWFHSLIRCLNWNERLDQKAL from the exons ATGAATCGCTCTCTTCCGGCCTCTTTGATCCATTCCTATCTCTCCccttttcctcttctctttCCTTCCTCTAATCATGCCAGATTTCTCGGATTCCAATGCCACACTTGGAACCCAATCAGGAGGCGCCTTAACTTCGCTGTCACTGCCGACCTCTCCAAGTCTTCTCCATCTCTCCATTCTGCCTCCGATTTTCAG TTACCATGGGTGGGTCCTGTTCCTGGCGATATTGCAGAAGTTGAGGCATATTGTAGAATCTTTAGGACTGCTGAACGACTCCACTCTGTGCTAATGGATACTCTTTGCAATCCCTTCACTGGTGAATGCAGTGTTTCGTATGATGTTTCACCAGGGGAAAATCCACTGATTGAGGATAAAATAGTTTCTGTTCTTGGATGTTTAGTATCACTTATAAACAAAGGAAGAGAGGATGTACTTTCTGGAAGATCATCTGCCATGAATTCTTTCCGGGGTGCAAATTTAGATGCAACGGAGGATAATCTTCCTCCACTGGCTGCCTTTAGGAGTGAGATGAAAAGGTGTTGCGAAAGCTTGCATGTTGCCCTTGAAAACTTTTTGATTCCTGGTGATGAACGTAGTTTGAATGTATGGAGGAAACTTCAAAGGCTAAAGAATGTCTGTTATGATTCTGGTTTCACCAGAGGGGAGGATTATCCCTGCCATGCATTGTTTGCCAATTGGAATCCTGTTTATTTACATAATTCCAAGGATGAAACGTCAGCAAAAAATTCTGAAATAGCCTTCTGGAGTGGTGGTCAGGTAACTGAAGAAGGTCTGAAGTGGTTAATTGAGAGAGGATTTAAAACGATTGTTGATCTTAGGGCAGAAACGGTGAAAGATGAATTTTATAGTGCATCCTTGCATGACGCTATAGGTTCTGCAAAAGTTAAAGTGATAAAAATTCCTGTTGAAGCTAGGACTGCTCCAAAAATGGATCAAGTTGAGAAGTTTGCATCATTGGTTTCAGATGCCAGCAATGGGCTGATCTATCTTCACAGTAAGGAGGGTGTGTGGAGAACGTCTGCCATGATATCCAGATGGAGACAATATGCAACTCGAAGTGGATCACAGATTGTCTCTAATCAGACAATTGTTCCAGTCGATATAGACACCTCTTCCAAATTGGAACTTAATCAAAATGGAGCAAAAGAGTCTCTggaaatttctattattggAGAAACATTTCCATGTGCAGAAGATAGTCAATCTTTCTTGCTTGATAGTGCTCATCATAGTTCAATTAACAGAAAAAATTATGCAGAAGTTAGTCAGAATGTAAATGGAGCTTACAACGGACCTAGTCCTACACAAGATACGACATCTTTAAGAGCAGTTGTTAATGGTGGGATTGAAATTGACCCTCTGAAAGCTCAGATTCCTCCATGcaatattttttcaagaaaagaaatgtcCAACTTTTTTAGGACCAAAAAGATTTCTCCTCAAAACTACTTACACCGTcgaatgaaaacaaaagaaaaattttctaCGGAGGTAACTGCTAGCAGAGTACAAAGGTCTAGTGTTAACAATAGTGATAAATCTGGGATTGTTGAAGCAGGAAATTTTAATGGCAGTCCAAGTGTGAAAGATTCATCCTCGAAGACCCAATATGCATCTACTACGAAGATGAATTATGGCAATGGTGATAGTCATGTATCTGCCAATCCTGTTCTTGAAGGACTTGAAGTGGAAGGAAGGAATCCTCTGACGACCGTAGCCTCTGCTGCTGTTGGAGGTAAGGTTCCATCTAAATCAGAAATAAATGACTTAAAGAGCAATGGCCAAGCAACTTCAGTTTCTAGCAATGGTAACGTGGAATCTGTGGAAGGAAATATGTGTGCTTCTGCCACTGGTGTTGTAAGGGTGCAATCAAGAAAGAAGGCTGAGATGTTTTTAGTTCGAACAGATGGGTTTTCATGTGCCAGAGAAAAAGTGACTGAATCCTCTTTGGCTTTTACTCATCCTAGTACCCAACAGCAGATGCTCATGTGGAAATCCACTCCTAAGACTGTTTTACTTCTGAAAAAGCTGGGTCAAGAGCTAATGGAAGAAGCTAAAGAG gttGCCTTGTTCTTGTATCATCAAGAGAAGATGAATGTCCTTGTTGAACCTGACATACATGACATATTTGCAAGAATTCCGGGGTTTGGATTTGTCCAAACTTTTTATAGCCAAGACACCAG TGACCTGCATGAGAAAGTTGATTTTGTAGCATGCTTGGGTGGAGATGGGGTTATTCTCCATGcatcaaatttatttagaagTGCCGTTCCCCCAGTTGTTTCATTTAATCTTGGGTCTCTTGGATTTTTGACTTCTCACGCT TTTGATAGTTATAGGCAGGACTTAAGACAAGTCATCCATGGAAATGATTCACTCGATGGTGTCTATATAACTCTAAGAATGCGTCTTCAGTGTGAAATTTTTCGAAATGGCAAAGCTATTCCTGGGAAGttatttaatattcttaatGAAGTTGTTGTTGATCGAGGCTCCAATCCATATCTTTCCAAAATTGAATGTTATGAACATGATCGACTCATAACAAAG GTCCAGGGTGATGGAGTCATTGTGGCCACCCCTACTGGAAGCACTGCTTACTCTACCGCAGCAGGGGGTTCGATG GTGCATCCGAATGTTCCTTGCATGCTTTTTACTCCAATATGTCCCCATTCTCTCTCGTTTAGACCAGTTATACTTCCCGACTCTGCACGACTTGAGTTAAAG ATTCCCGAGGACGCACGGAGTAATGCGTGGGTTTCTTTTGACGGAAAGAGAAGGCAACAACTCTCAAGAGGAGATTCTGTTAGGATATCCATGAGTAGGCATCCACTCCCAACTGTAAACAAGTCTGATCAAACAGGTGATTGGTTTCACAGCTTGATTCGGTGCTTGAATTGGAATGAAAGGCTTGATCAAAAGGCCCTTTAA
- the LOC101204002 gene encoding NAD kinase 2, chloroplastic isoform X2, with the protein MNRSLPASLIHSYLSPFPLLFPSSNHARFLGFQCHTWNPIRRRLNFAVTADLSKSSPSLHSASDFQLPWVGPVPGDIAEVEAYCRIFRTAERLHSVLMDTLCNPFTGECSVSYDVSPGENPLIEDKIVSVLGCLVSLINKGREDVLSGRSSAMNSFRGANLDATEDNLPPLAAFRSEMKRCCESLHVALENFLIPGDERSLNVWRKLQRLKNVCYDSGFTRGEDYPCHALFANWNPVYLHNSKDETSAKNSEIAFWSGGQVTEEGLKWLIERGFKTIVDLRAETVKDEFYSASLHDAIGSAKVKVIKIPVEARTAPKMDQVEKFASLVSDASNGLIYLHSKEGVWRTSAMISRWRQYATRSGSQIVSNQTIVPVDIDTSSKLELNQNGAKESLEISIIGETFPCAEDSQSFLLDSAHHSSINRKNYAEVSQNVNGAYNGPSPTQDTTSLRAVVNGGIEIDPLKAQIPPCNIFSRKEMSNFFRTKKISPQNYLHRRMKTKEKFSTEVTASRVQRSSVNNSDKSGIVEAGNFNGSPSVKDSSSKTQYASTTKMNYGNGDSHVSANPVLEGLEVEGRNPLTTVASAAVGGKVPSKSEINDLKSNGQATSVSSNGNVESVEGNMCASATGVVRVQSRKKAEMFLVRTDGFSCAREKVTESSLAFTHPSTQQQMLMWKSTPKTVLLLKKLGQELMEEAKEVALFLYHQEKMNVLVEPDIHDIFARIPGFGFVQTFYSQDTSDLHEKVDFVACLGGDGVILHASNLFRSAVPPVVSFNLGSLGFLTSHAFDSYRQDLRQVIHGNDSLDGVYITLRMRLQCEIFRNGKAIPGKLFNILNEVVVDRGSNPYLSKIECYEHDRLITKVQGDGVIVATPTGSTAYSTAAGGSMIPEDARSNAWVSFDGKRRQQLSRGDSVRISMSRHPLPTVNKSDQTGDWFHSLIRCLNWNERLDQKAL; encoded by the exons ATGAATCGCTCTCTTCCGGCCTCTTTGATCCATTCCTATCTCTCCccttttcctcttctctttCCTTCCTCTAATCATGCCAGATTTCTCGGATTCCAATGCCACACTTGGAACCCAATCAGGAGGCGCCTTAACTTCGCTGTCACTGCCGACCTCTCCAAGTCTTCTCCATCTCTCCATTCTGCCTCCGATTTTCAG TTACCATGGGTGGGTCCTGTTCCTGGCGATATTGCAGAAGTTGAGGCATATTGTAGAATCTTTAGGACTGCTGAACGACTCCACTCTGTGCTAATGGATACTCTTTGCAATCCCTTCACTGGTGAATGCAGTGTTTCGTATGATGTTTCACCAGGGGAAAATCCACTGATTGAGGATAAAATAGTTTCTGTTCTTGGATGTTTAGTATCACTTATAAACAAAGGAAGAGAGGATGTACTTTCTGGAAGATCATCTGCCATGAATTCTTTCCGGGGTGCAAATTTAGATGCAACGGAGGATAATCTTCCTCCACTGGCTGCCTTTAGGAGTGAGATGAAAAGGTGTTGCGAAAGCTTGCATGTTGCCCTTGAAAACTTTTTGATTCCTGGTGATGAACGTAGTTTGAATGTATGGAGGAAACTTCAAAGGCTAAAGAATGTCTGTTATGATTCTGGTTTCACCAGAGGGGAGGATTATCCCTGCCATGCATTGTTTGCCAATTGGAATCCTGTTTATTTACATAATTCCAAGGATGAAACGTCAGCAAAAAATTCTGAAATAGCCTTCTGGAGTGGTGGTCAGGTAACTGAAGAAGGTCTGAAGTGGTTAATTGAGAGAGGATTTAAAACGATTGTTGATCTTAGGGCAGAAACGGTGAAAGATGAATTTTATAGTGCATCCTTGCATGACGCTATAGGTTCTGCAAAAGTTAAAGTGATAAAAATTCCTGTTGAAGCTAGGACTGCTCCAAAAATGGATCAAGTTGAGAAGTTTGCATCATTGGTTTCAGATGCCAGCAATGGGCTGATCTATCTTCACAGTAAGGAGGGTGTGTGGAGAACGTCTGCCATGATATCCAGATGGAGACAATATGCAACTCGAAGTGGATCACAGATTGTCTCTAATCAGACAATTGTTCCAGTCGATATAGACACCTCTTCCAAATTGGAACTTAATCAAAATGGAGCAAAAGAGTCTCTggaaatttctattattggAGAAACATTTCCATGTGCAGAAGATAGTCAATCTTTCTTGCTTGATAGTGCTCATCATAGTTCAATTAACAGAAAAAATTATGCAGAAGTTAGTCAGAATGTAAATGGAGCTTACAACGGACCTAGTCCTACACAAGATACGACATCTTTAAGAGCAGTTGTTAATGGTGGGATTGAAATTGACCCTCTGAAAGCTCAGATTCCTCCATGcaatattttttcaagaaaagaaatgtcCAACTTTTTTAGGACCAAAAAGATTTCTCCTCAAAACTACTTACACCGTcgaatgaaaacaaaagaaaaattttctaCGGAGGTAACTGCTAGCAGAGTACAAAGGTCTAGTGTTAACAATAGTGATAAATCTGGGATTGTTGAAGCAGGAAATTTTAATGGCAGTCCAAGTGTGAAAGATTCATCCTCGAAGACCCAATATGCATCTACTACGAAGATGAATTATGGCAATGGTGATAGTCATGTATCTGCCAATCCTGTTCTTGAAGGACTTGAAGTGGAAGGAAGGAATCCTCTGACGACCGTAGCCTCTGCTGCTGTTGGAGGTAAGGTTCCATCTAAATCAGAAATAAATGACTTAAAGAGCAATGGCCAAGCAACTTCAGTTTCTAGCAATGGTAACGTGGAATCTGTGGAAGGAAATATGTGTGCTTCTGCCACTGGTGTTGTAAGGGTGCAATCAAGAAAGAAGGCTGAGATGTTTTTAGTTCGAACAGATGGGTTTTCATGTGCCAGAGAAAAAGTGACTGAATCCTCTTTGGCTTTTACTCATCCTAGTACCCAACAGCAGATGCTCATGTGGAAATCCACTCCTAAGACTGTTTTACTTCTGAAAAAGCTGGGTCAAGAGCTAATGGAAGAAGCTAAAGAG gttGCCTTGTTCTTGTATCATCAAGAGAAGATGAATGTCCTTGTTGAACCTGACATACATGACATATTTGCAAGAATTCCGGGGTTTGGATTTGTCCAAACTTTTTATAGCCAAGACACCAG TGACCTGCATGAGAAAGTTGATTTTGTAGCATGCTTGGGTGGAGATGGGGTTATTCTCCATGcatcaaatttatttagaagTGCCGTTCCCCCAGTTGTTTCATTTAATCTTGGGTCTCTTGGATTTTTGACTTCTCACGCT TTTGATAGTTATAGGCAGGACTTAAGACAAGTCATCCATGGAAATGATTCACTCGATGGTGTCTATATAACTCTAAGAATGCGTCTTCAGTGTGAAATTTTTCGAAATGGCAAAGCTATTCCTGGGAAGttatttaatattcttaatGAAGTTGTTGTTGATCGAGGCTCCAATCCATATCTTTCCAAAATTGAATGTTATGAACATGATCGACTCATAACAAAG GTCCAGGGTGATGGAGTCATTGTGGCCACCCCTACTGGAAGCACTGCTTACTCTACCGCAGCAGGGGGTTCGATG ATTCCCGAGGACGCACGGAGTAATGCGTGGGTTTCTTTTGACGGAAAGAGAAGGCAACAACTCTCAAGAGGAGATTCTGTTAGGATATCCATGAGTAGGCATCCACTCCCAACTGTAAACAAGTCTGATCAAACAGGTGATTGGTTTCACAGCTTGATTCGGTGCTTGAATTGGAATGAAAGGCTTGATCAAAAGGCCCTTTAA
- the LOC101222746 gene encoding protein KRTCAP2 homolog, translating into MAGSGSSMLYSFLLFIVILSLQEMYRGKLASSELFTILGGFVSSLLFLVLLTFIGNFQETCGMRTGWGAVIIAEAVALIAASTVHRVCITTCFLFSAGLLYELSKLSGMALSKSESRVKRH; encoded by the exons ATGGCGGGGTCTGGGAGTTCCATGCTTTACTCATTTCTTCTATTCATTGTCATTCTTTCGCTTCAAGAGATGTATAGAGGAAAATTGGCTTCATCGGAGTTGTTTACCATACTTGGAGGATTTGTCAGTTCTCTTCTGTTTCTGGTGCTTCTAACA TTTATAGGAAACTTCCAGGAAACATGTGGCATGCGAACTGGATGGGGAGCTG TCATCATAGCAGAAGCAGTTGCATTGATTGCTGCAAGCACTGTTCATAGAGTTTGCATCACAACATG TTTCTTGTTCTCCGCTGGACTGCTGTATGAGTTGAGCAAGCTTTCGGGTATGGCACTATCTAAATCTGAATCTAGAGTCAAAAGACACTGA